The following proteins are co-located in the Trichocoleus sp. genome:
- a CDS encoding metal ABC transporter permease: protein MVDTLQLLEIPFLVALVLTGIHTYLGIHVLSRNIIFVDLALAQISALGATVAFMMGYLPQSLAAYGYSLLFTVIGAAILSLSRNWTGRVSQETFIGVVYVVSAAAAFLLVDKSPQGAEHIKQILVGSILTTTEEDLLKVLVLYGAVGLFHWVARKWFLLISFHPEQAEQAGLNIGLWDFLFYVSFGVVVTSSVAIAGVLLVFCFLIIPAAIGTLYSSSTLPKLLIGWGMGILTSSVGLGTSYFGDLPTGATIVCIFGLTLALAALLKPLILSHPQDRIKVLGRAFSFLQAAVVTIALLSGLWLSFNPRADQPLLDWLEASHPGIRRLFLSLDEQQFLDQAYSGANHWRSEIQRLDAMERDSRWQGAELTDEELRRLSSYTLSFQEMEKGEQFVQRELRNIARDRQRWVIGIPLSLFSLGCLMGLQSPRSNRLVGK from the coding sequence ATGGTTGATACTCTGCAATTGCTTGAGATCCCCTTCCTGGTGGCATTGGTGTTAACCGGCATTCACACCTACCTGGGAATTCATGTCTTAAGCCGCAATATTATTTTTGTCGATCTAGCCCTGGCTCAGATTTCGGCACTGGGGGCGACGGTCGCTTTCATGATGGGATATCTGCCTCAATCACTGGCGGCTTATGGGTATTCGCTCTTGTTTACTGTTATTGGAGCCGCGATCCTTTCTCTGAGCCGCAACTGGACAGGGCGAGTGTCTCAGGAAACGTTTATTGGTGTGGTCTACGTTGTATCGGCAGCAGCCGCGTTTCTACTGGTCGATAAATCTCCCCAAGGAGCAGAGCATATCAAACAGATTTTGGTCGGCAGCATTCTTACAACCACTGAAGAGGACTTGCTGAAGGTGCTGGTACTGTATGGGGCTGTGGGGCTATTTCACTGGGTTGCCCGTAAGTGGTTTCTGTTGATTTCGTTTCACCCAGAGCAAGCAGAACAAGCCGGGTTAAACATCGGGCTATGGGACTTTCTGTTTTATGTCTCCTTTGGGGTTGTGGTGACGAGTTCGGTAGCGATCGCCGGAGTGTTGTTAGTCTTCTGTTTTCTGATTATTCCTGCCGCCATTGGCACGCTCTACAGTTCCAGCACTTTGCCCAAACTGCTAATCGGCTGGGGAATGGGCATCCTTACTAGTAGTGTCGGGTTAGGAACCTCCTATTTTGGGGATTTGCCTACCGGAGCCACCATTGTTTGTATCTTTGGACTAACGTTGGCTCTGGCAGCGTTGCTCAAGCCATTGATTCTGAGTCACCCTCAAGATCGAATCAAAGTCTTGGGGCGGGCCTTCTCGTTCTTGCAAGCCGCTGTGGTGACGATCGCTCTTCTATCAGGGTTATGGCTCAGCTTCAATCCCAGAGCCGATCAACCGCTGTTAGATTGGCTAGAGGCATCTCACCCCGGTATCCGCCGCTTGTTTCTCAGCTTGGATGAGCAGCAATTTTTAGACCAGGCTTACTCTGGCGCAAATCACTGGCGCTCAGAAATCCAGCGGCTCGACGCAATGGAGCGCGATAGTCGCTGGCAGGGTGCTGAACTAACCGATGAAGAGTTACGTCGTCTTTCTTCCTATACGCTGTCGTTTCAGGAGATGGAGAAAGGTGAACAATTCGTTCAGCGAGAACTGAGAAATATCGCGCGCGATCGCCAAAGGTGGGTAATTGGTATACCACTCAGTCTCTTTTCCCTAGGCTGCTTGATGGGATTGCAATCGCCTCGAAGTAATAGACTTGTTGGGAAATAA